The sequence CAGTGATATGTGTTTGCATGTATGCATTGCAGTGCTGGTTTACCTCTCCCATTCTCAGTACTTTTGTACATCAAAAGATATGCCACTCACATTAATGAGAGGACGTGGAAGAGAAAACAGTCCACAAAAGAGAAATTTAAGCTAGAGAAATTTCCGTTTCACACTCAAATATGATCACTTTCACAAGCTAAAGAAACAGCATTTCCTATGGAATAAGAAGGTGTGTAGACCACGGATGGCAGACTAGTAAGCCTCccaatgttgtttgactacagttcgcatcatctcagaccattggccatgctggcttgggctgatgggaatttaaatccaacaacatatggagggcccgggttccccatccctggtgttgGCAGTAATTCTGTTAGTAAACAGAGTTTTTTcttcagtttttttttaagtccaaatacacatttttcctaatatttgCTTGGCAGTCCACAGGCCGTTCGTATGCTATAGCAGCACATGATCTCCTTAAAAGTTTTTCGCATTTCCTGACTTCGAAAGGCATAGATCAAGGGATCAATAACTGAATTGCACATGATGAGGATGAGGTACATGTTGAAGTGTGACAtgaagcaaacacagaagagattCTGAGGACAGGAAATCATCAGGATGAGATGAAGGAAAAATGGAGCCCAGCAAACAATGAAGATGCCCAGCAGCATAGTCAGAGTGATGGCACCTTTCATGCTGGTCCTCTGATGAACAGAATTATATCCCGGTAGAGCTGCTATCCTCTTGACATGAGTACGAGCCAGAAGGAACATATGTATGTACAGGGAGACCATGAGAAATAACATAGTGAAGAACATTGTGATGAGACACATGATAACATACTTTGATTCATAATAAAGAATGAAGATGATTCCACAGCCAATGCAAAAAGTCCATATGCATGCAATTATGAGCCCTGATCTTTTCACAGTCATGATATTATGATATCGGAGCGCATAAAAGATAGTGACGTACCTGTCTACTGCTATAGCTAACAAACTGCACATGGAAGCCACAACAGATATACATATCATTGAATCAAAAACATTGTCTATATGACGTACAAAAACATCTTCA is a genomic window of Rhineura floridana isolate rRhiFlo1 chromosome 1, rRhiFlo1.hap2, whole genome shotgun sequence containing:
- the MC5R gene encoding melanocortin receptor 5 translates to MNHLINPDLNLSALGSNLTVPTVKTKLSTCEQVAIAAEVFLILGIVSLLENILVICAIVKNKNLHSPMYFFVCSLAVADMLVSVSNAWETITIYLLNNRHLIIEDVFVRHIDNVFDSMICISVVASMCSLLAIAVDRYVTIFYALRYHNIMTVKRSGLIIACIWTFCIGCGIIFILYYESKYVIMCLITMFFTMLFLMVSLYIHMFLLARTHVKRIAALPGYNSVHQRTSMKGAITLTMLLGIFIVCWAPFFLHLILMISCPQNLFCVCFMSHFNMYLILIMCNSVIDPLIYAFRSQEMRKTFKEIMCCYSIRTACGLPSKY